Proteins found in one Oncorhynchus keta strain PuntledgeMale-10-30-2019 chromosome 2, Oket_V2, whole genome shotgun sequence genomic segment:
- the LOC127912534 gene encoding uncharacterized protein LOC127912534 isoform X1: MNRNILFLFASVVTYLLAPVCSLIKVMQLRCVPHRWASGRQVLNSSSWASGRQVLNSSSCASGRQVLNSSSWASGRQVLNSSSWASGRQVLNISSWASGRQVLNSSSWASGRQVLNISSWASGRQVLNSSSCASGRQVLNSSSWASGRQVLNISSWASGRQVLNSSSWASGRQVLNSSSWASGRQVLNISSWASGRQVLNISSWASGRQVLNISSWASGRQVLNSSSCASGRQVLNISSWASGRQVLNITSWASGRQVLNISSWASGRQVLNSSSWASGRQVLNSSSWASGRQVLNISSWASGRQVLNIISWASGRQVLNISSWASGRQVLNITSWASGRQVLNSSSWASGRQVLDGVVGGYLYQCIATNVIVQQKILMRIYLVIFL; the protein is encoded by the exons ATGAACCGAAACATTCTGTTTCTTTTTGCTTCAGTTGTCACATACCTTTTGGCACCTGTGTGTTCACTAATCAAGGTTATGCAGCTTAGATGTGTTCCACACCGCTGGGCTTCTGGTAGACAGGTGTTGAACAGCTCATCATGGGCTTCTGGTAGACAGGTGTTGAACAGCTCATCATGTGCTTCTGGTAGACAGGTGTTGAACAGCTCATCATGGGCTTCTGGTAGACAG GTGTTGAACAGCTCATCATGGGCTTCTGGTAGACAGGTGTTGAACATCTCATCATGGGCTTCTGGTAGACAGGTGTTGAACAGCTCATCATGGGCTTCTGGTAGACAGGTGTTGAACATCTCATCATGGGCTTCTGGTAGACAGGTGTTGAACAGCTCATCATGTGCTTCTGGTAGACAGGTGTTGAACAGCTCATCATGGGCTTCTGGTAGACAGGTGTTGAACATCTCATCATGGGCTTCTGGTAGACAGGTGTTGAACAGCTCATCATGGGCTTCTGGTAGACAG GTGTTGAACAGCTCATCATGGGCTTCTGGTAGACAGGTGTTGAACATCTCATCATGGGCTTCTGGTAGACAGGTGTTGAACATCTCATCATGGGCTTCTGGTAGACAG GTGTTGAACATCTCATCATGGGCTTCTGGTAGACAGGTGTTGAACAGCTCATCATGTGCTTCTGGTAGACAGGTGTTGAACATCTCATCATGGGCTTCTGGTAGACAG GTGTTGAACATCACATCATGGGCTTCTGGTAGACAGGTGTTGAACATCTCATCATGGGCTTCTGGTAGACAG GTGTTGAACAGCTCATCATGGGCTTCTGGTAGACAGGTGTTGAACAGCTCATCATGGGCTTCTGGTAGACAGGTGTTGAACATCTCATCATGGGCTTCTGGTAGACAGGTGTTGAACATCATATCATGGGCTTCTGGTAGACAGGTGTTGAACATCTCATCATGGGCTTCTGGTAGACAGGTGTTGAACATCACATCATGGGCTTCTGGTAGACAGGTGTTGAACAGCTCATCATGGGCTTCTGGTAGACAGGTGTTGGATGGAGTGGTGGGTGGCTACTTGTATCAATGCATAGCCACCAATGTGATAGTTCAACAAAAGATTTTAATGCGTATTTATTTAGTGATTTTCTTATAA
- the LOC127912534 gene encoding uncharacterized protein LOC127912534 isoform X10, with amino-acid sequence MNRNILFLFASVVTYLLAPVCSLIKVMQLRCVPHRWASGRQVLNSSSWASGRQVLNSSSCASGRQVLNSSSWASGRQVLNSSSWASGRQVLNISSWASGRQVLNSSSWASGRQVLNISSWASGRQVLNSSSCASGRQVLNSSSWASGRQVLNISSWASGRQVLNSSSWASGRQVLNSSSCASGRQVLNISSWASGRQVLNITSWASGRQVLNISSWASGRQVLNSSSWASGRQVLNSSSWASGRQVLNISSWASGRQVLNIISWASGRQVLNISSWASGRQVLNITSWASGRQVLNSSSWASGRQVLDGVVGGYLYQCIATNVIVQQKILMRIYLVIFL; translated from the exons ATGAACCGAAACATTCTGTTTCTTTTTGCTTCAGTTGTCACATACCTTTTGGCACCTGTGTGTTCACTAATCAAGGTTATGCAGCTTAGATGTGTTCCACACCGCTGGGCTTCTGGTAGACAGGTGTTGAACAGCTCATCATGGGCTTCTGGTAGACAGGTGTTGAACAGCTCATCATGTGCTTCTGGTAGACAGGTGTTGAACAGCTCATCATGGGCTTCTGGTAGACAG GTGTTGAACAGCTCATCATGGGCTTCTGGTAGACAGGTGTTGAACATCTCATCATGGGCTTCTGGTAGACAGGTGTTGAACAGCTCATCATGGGCTTCTGGTAGACAGGTGTTGAACATCTCATCATGGGCTTCTGGTAGACAGGTGTTGAACAGCTCATCATGTGCTTCTGGTAGACAGGTGTTGAACAGCTCATCATGGGCTTCTGGTAGACAGGTGTTGAACATCTCATCATGGGCTTCTGGTAGACAGGTGTTGAACAGCTCATCATGGGCTTCTGGTAGACAG GTGTTGAACAGCTCATCATGTGCTTCTGGTAGACAGGTGTTGAACATCTCATCATGGGCTTCTGGTAGACAG GTGTTGAACATCACATCATGGGCTTCTGGTAGACAGGTGTTGAACATCTCATCATGGGCTTCTGGTAGACAG GTGTTGAACAGCTCATCATGGGCTTCTGGTAGACAGGTGTTGAACAGCTCATCATGGGCTTCTGGTAGACAGGTGTTGAACATCTCATCATGGGCTTCTGGTAGACAGGTGTTGAACATCATATCATGGGCTTCTGGTAGACAGGTGTTGAACATCTCATCATGGGCTTCTGGTAGACAGGTGTTGAACATCACATCATGGGCTTCTGGTAGACAGGTGTTGAACAGCTCATCATGGGCTTCTGGTAGACAGGTGTTGGATGGAGTGGTGGGTGGCTACTTGTATCAATGCATAGCCACCAATGTGATAGTTCAACAAAAGATTTTAATGCGTATTTATTTAGTGATTTTCTTATAA
- the LOC127912534 gene encoding uncharacterized protein LOC127912534 isoform X28: protein MNRNILFLFASVVTYLLAPVCSLIKVMQLRCVPHRWASGRQVLNSSSWASGRQVLNSSSCASGRQVLNSSSWASGRQVLNSSSWASGRQVLNISSWASGRQVLNSSSWASGRQVLNSSSWASGRQVLNISSWASGRQVLNISSWASGRQVLNISSWASGRQVLNITSWASGRQVLNISSWASGRQVLNSSSWASGRQVLNSSSWASGRQVLNISSWASGRQVLNIISWASGRQVLNISSWASGRQVLNITSWASGRQVLNSSSWASGRQVLDGVVGGYLYQCIATNVIVQQKILMRIYLVIFL, encoded by the exons ATGAACCGAAACATTCTGTTTCTTTTTGCTTCAGTTGTCACATACCTTTTGGCACCTGTGTGTTCACTAATCAAGGTTATGCAGCTTAGATGTGTTCCACACCGCTGGGCTTCTGGTAGACAGGTGTTGAACAGCTCATCATGGGCTTCTGGTAGACAGGTGTTGAACAGCTCATCATGTGCTTCTGGTAGACAGGTGTTGAACAGCTCATCATGGGCTTCTGGTAGACAG GTGTTGAACAGCTCATCATGGGCTTCTGGTAGACAGGTGTTGAACATCTCATCATGGGCTTCTGGTAGACAGGTGTTGAACAGCTCATCATGGGCTTCTGGTAGACAG GTGTTGAACAGCTCATCATGGGCTTCTGGTAGACAGGTGTTGAACATCTCATCATGGGCTTCTGGTAGACAGGTGTTGAACATCTCATCATGGGCTTCTGGTAGACAG GTGTTGAACATCTCATCATGGGCTTCTGGTAGACAG GTGTTGAACATCACATCATGGGCTTCTGGTAGACAGGTGTTGAACATCTCATCATGGGCTTCTGGTAGACAG GTGTTGAACAGCTCATCATGGGCTTCTGGTAGACAGGTGTTGAACAGCTCATCATGGGCTTCTGGTAGACAGGTGTTGAACATCTCATCATGGGCTTCTGGTAGACAGGTGTTGAACATCATATCATGGGCTTCTGGTAGACAGGTGTTGAACATCTCATCATGGGCTTCTGGTAGACAGGTGTTGAACATCACATCATGGGCTTCTGGTAGACAGGTGTTGAACAGCTCATCATGGGCTTCTGGTAGACAGGTGTTGGATGGAGTGGTGGGTGGCTACTTGTATCAATGCATAGCCACCAATGTGATAGTTCAACAAAAGATTTTAATGCGTATTTATTTAGTGATTTTCTTATAA
- the LOC127912534 gene encoding uncharacterized protein LOC127912534 isoform X27, translating to MNRNILFLFASVVTYLLAPVCSLIKVMQLRCVPHRWASGRQVLNSSSWASGRQVLNSSSCASGRQVLNSSSWASGRQVLNSSSWASGRQVLNISSWASGRQVLNSSSWASGRQVLNISSWASGRQVLNISSWASGRQVLNISSWASGRQVLNISSWASGRQVLNITSWASGRQVLNISSWASGRQVLNSSSWASGRQVLNSSSWASGRQVLNISSWASGRQVLNIISWASGRQVLNISSWASGRQVLNITSWASGRQVLNSSSWASGRQVLDGVVGGYLYQCIATNVIVQQKILMRIYLVIFL from the exons ATGAACCGAAACATTCTGTTTCTTTTTGCTTCAGTTGTCACATACCTTTTGGCACCTGTGTGTTCACTAATCAAGGTTATGCAGCTTAGATGTGTTCCACACCGCTGGGCTTCTGGTAGACAGGTGTTGAACAGCTCATCATGGGCTTCTGGTAGACAGGTGTTGAACAGCTCATCATGTGCTTCTGGTAGACAGGTGTTGAACAGCTCATCATGGGCTTCTGGTAGACAG GTGTTGAACAGCTCATCATGGGCTTCTGGTAGACAGGTGTTGAACATCTCATCATGGGCTTCTGGTAGACAGGTGTTGAACAGCTCATCATGGGCTTCTGGTAGACAGGTGTTGAACATCTCATCATGGGCTTCTGGTAGACAG GTGTTGAACATCTCATCATGGGCTTCTGGTAGACAGGTGTTGAACATCTCATCATGGGCTTCTGGTAGACAG GTGTTGAACATCTCATCATGGGCTTCTGGTAGACAG GTGTTGAACATCACATCATGGGCTTCTGGTAGACAGGTGTTGAACATCTCATCATGGGCTTCTGGTAGACAG GTGTTGAACAGCTCATCATGGGCTTCTGGTAGACAGGTGTTGAACAGCTCATCATGGGCTTCTGGTAGACAGGTGTTGAACATCTCATCATGGGCTTCTGGTAGACAGGTGTTGAACATCATATCATGGGCTTCTGGTAGACAGGTGTTGAACATCTCATCATGGGCTTCTGGTAGACAGGTGTTGAACATCACATCATGGGCTTCTGGTAGACAGGTGTTGAACAGCTCATCATGGGCTTCTGGTAGACAGGTGTTGGATGGAGTGGTGGGTGGCTACTTGTATCAATGCATAGCCACCAATGTGATAGTTCAACAAAAGATTTTAATGCGTATTTATTTAGTGATTTTCTTATAA
- the LOC127912534 gene encoding uncharacterized protein LOC127912534 isoform X3: MNRNILFLFASVVTYLLAPVCSLIKVMQLRCVPHRWASGRQVLNSSSWASGRQVLNSSSCASGRQVLNSSSWASGRQVLNSSSWASGRQVLNISSWASGRQVLNSSSWASGRQVLNISSWASGRQVLNSSSCASGRQVLNSSSWASGRQVLNISSWASGRQVLNSSSWASGRQVLNSSSWASGRQVLNISSWASGRQVLNISSWASGRQVLNISSWASGRQVLNITSWASGRQVLNISSWASGRQVLNSSSWASGRQVLNSSSWASGRQVLNISSWASGRQVLNIISWASGRQVLNISSWASGRQVLNITSWASGRQVLNSSSWASGRQVLDGVVGGYLYQCIATNVIVQQKILMRIYLVIFL; this comes from the exons ATGAACCGAAACATTCTGTTTCTTTTTGCTTCAGTTGTCACATACCTTTTGGCACCTGTGTGTTCACTAATCAAGGTTATGCAGCTTAGATGTGTTCCACACCGCTGGGCTTCTGGTAGACAGGTGTTGAACAGCTCATCATGGGCTTCTGGTAGACAGGTGTTGAACAGCTCATCATGTGCTTCTGGTAGACAGGTGTTGAACAGCTCATCATGGGCTTCTGGTAGACAG GTGTTGAACAGCTCATCATGGGCTTCTGGTAGACAGGTGTTGAACATCTCATCATGGGCTTCTGGTAGACAGGTGTTGAACAGCTCATCATGGGCTTCTGGTAGACAGGTGTTGAACATCTCATCATGGGCTTCTGGTAGACAGGTGTTGAACAGCTCATCATGTGCTTCTGGTAGACAGGTGTTGAACAGCTCATCATGGGCTTCTGGTAGACAGGTGTTGAACATCTCATCATGGGCTTCTGGTAGACAGGTGTTGAACAGCTCATCATGGGCTTCTGGTAGACAG GTGTTGAACAGCTCATCATGGGCTTCTGGTAGACAGGTGTTGAACATCTCATCATGGGCTTCTGGTAGACAGGTGTTGAACATCTCATCATGGGCTTCTGGTAGACAG GTGTTGAACATCTCATCATGGGCTTCTGGTAGACAG GTGTTGAACATCACATCATGGGCTTCTGGTAGACAGGTGTTGAACATCTCATCATGGGCTTCTGGTAGACAG GTGTTGAACAGCTCATCATGGGCTTCTGGTAGACAGGTGTTGAACAGCTCATCATGGGCTTCTGGTAGACAGGTGTTGAACATCTCATCATGGGCTTCTGGTAGACAGGTGTTGAACATCATATCATGGGCTTCTGGTAGACAGGTGTTGAACATCTCATCATGGGCTTCTGGTAGACAGGTGTTGAACATCACATCATGGGCTTCTGGTAGACAGGTGTTGAACAGCTCATCATGGGCTTCTGGTAGACAGGTGTTGGATGGAGTGGTGGGTGGCTACTTGTATCAATGCATAGCCACCAATGTGATAGTTCAACAAAAGATTTTAATGCGTATTTATTTAGTGATTTTCTTATAA
- the LOC127912534 gene encoding uncharacterized protein LOC127912534 isoform X7: MNRNILFLFASVVTYLLAPVCSLIKVMQLRCVPHRWASGRQVLNSSSWASGRQVLNSSSCASGRQVLNSSSWASGRQVLNSSSWASGRQVLNISSWASGRQVLNSSSWASGRQVLNISSWASGRQVLNSSSCASGRQVLNSSSWASGRQVLNISSWASGRQVLNSSSWASGRQVLNSSSWASGRQVLNISSWASGRQVLNISSWASGRQVLNISSWASGRQVLNSSSWASGRQVLNSSSWASGRQVLNISSWASGRQVLNIISWASGRQVLNISSWASGRQVLNITSWASGRQVLNSSSWASGRQVLDGVVGGYLYQCIATNVIVQQKILMRIYLVIFL; encoded by the exons ATGAACCGAAACATTCTGTTTCTTTTTGCTTCAGTTGTCACATACCTTTTGGCACCTGTGTGTTCACTAATCAAGGTTATGCAGCTTAGATGTGTTCCACACCGCTGGGCTTCTGGTAGACAGGTGTTGAACAGCTCATCATGGGCTTCTGGTAGACAGGTGTTGAACAGCTCATCATGTGCTTCTGGTAGACAGGTGTTGAACAGCTCATCATGGGCTTCTGGTAGACAG GTGTTGAACAGCTCATCATGGGCTTCTGGTAGACAGGTGTTGAACATCTCATCATGGGCTTCTGGTAGACAGGTGTTGAACAGCTCATCATGGGCTTCTGGTAGACAGGTGTTGAACATCTCATCATGGGCTTCTGGTAGACAGGTGTTGAACAGCTCATCATGTGCTTCTGGTAGACAGGTGTTGAACAGCTCATCATGGGCTTCTGGTAGACAGGTGTTGAACATCTCATCATGGGCTTCTGGTAGACAGGTGTTGAACAGCTCATCATGGGCTTCTGGTAGACAG GTGTTGAACAGCTCATCATGGGCTTCTGGTAGACAGGTGTTGAACATCTCATCATGGGCTTCTGGTAGACAGGTGTTGAACATCTCATCATGGGCTTCTGGTAGACAG GTGTTGAACATCTCATCATGGGCTTCTGGTAGACAG GTGTTGAACAGCTCATCATGGGCTTCTGGTAGACAGGTGTTGAACAGCTCATCATGGGCTTCTGGTAGACAGGTGTTGAACATCTCATCATGGGCTTCTGGTAGACAGGTGTTGAACATCATATCATGGGCTTCTGGTAGACAGGTGTTGAACATCTCATCATGGGCTTCTGGTAGACAGGTGTTGAACATCACATCATGGGCTTCTGGTAGACAGGTGTTGAACAGCTCATCATGGGCTTCTGGTAGACAGGTGTTGGATGGAGTGGTGGGTGGCTACTTGTATCAATGCATAGCCACCAATGTGATAGTTCAACAAAAGATTTTAATGCGTATTTATTTAGTGATTTTCTTATAA
- the LOC127912534 gene encoding uncharacterized protein LOC127912534 isoform X26 yields MNRNILFLFASVVTYLLAPVCSLIKVMQLRCVPHRWASGRQVLNSSSWASGRQVLNSSSCASGRQVLNSSSWASGRQVLNSSSWASGRQVLNISSWASGRQVLNSSSWASGRQVLNISSWASGRQVLNSSSCASGRQVLNSSSWASGRQVLNISSWASGRQVLNSSSWASGRQVLNSSSWASGRQVLNISSWASGRQVLNISSWASGRQVLNISSWASGRQVLNIISWASGRQVLNISSWASGRQVLNITSWASGRQVLNSSSWASGRQVLDGVVGGYLYQCIATNVIVQQKILMRIYLVIFL; encoded by the exons ATGAACCGAAACATTCTGTTTCTTTTTGCTTCAGTTGTCACATACCTTTTGGCACCTGTGTGTTCACTAATCAAGGTTATGCAGCTTAGATGTGTTCCACACCGCTGGGCTTCTGGTAGACAGGTGTTGAACAGCTCATCATGGGCTTCTGGTAGACAGGTGTTGAACAGCTCATCATGTGCTTCTGGTAGACAGGTGTTGAACAGCTCATCATGGGCTTCTGGTAGACAG GTGTTGAACAGCTCATCATGGGCTTCTGGTAGACAGGTGTTGAACATCTCATCATGGGCTTCTGGTAGACAGGTGTTGAACAGCTCATCATGGGCTTCTGGTAGACAGGTGTTGAACATCTCATCATGGGCTTCTGGTAGACAGGTGTTGAACAGCTCATCATGTGCTTCTGGTAGACAGGTGTTGAACAGCTCATCATGGGCTTCTGGTAGACAGGTGTTGAACATCTCATCATGGGCTTCTGGTAGACAGGTGTTGAACAGCTCATCATGGGCTTCTGGTAGACAG GTGTTGAACAGCTCATCATGGGCTTCTGGTAGACAGGTGTTGAACATCTCATCATGGGCTTCTGGTAGACAGGTGTTGAACATCTCATCATGGGCTTCTGGTAGACAG GTGTTGAACATCTCATCATGGGCTTCTGGTAGACAGGTGTTGAACATCATATCATGGGCTTCTGGTAGACAGGTGTTGAACATCTCATCATGGGCTTCTGGTAGACAGGTGTTGAACATCACATCATGGGCTTCTGGTAGACAGGTGTTGAACAGCTCATCATGGGCTTCTGGTAGACAGGTGTTGGATGGAGTGGTGGGTGGCTACTTGTATCAATGCATAGCCACCAATGTGATAGTTCAACAAAAGATTTTAATGCGTATTTATTTAGTGATTTTCTTATAA
- the LOC127912534 gene encoding uncharacterized protein LOC127912534 isoform X18, whose product MNRNILFLFASVVTYLLAPVCSLIKVMQLRCVPHRWASGRQVLNSSSWASGRQVLNSSSCASGRQVLNSSSWASGRQVLNSSSWASGRQVLNISSWASGRQVLNSSSWASGRQVLNISSWASGRQVLNSSSCASGRQVLNSSSWASGRQVLNISSWASGRQVLNISSWASGRQLLNSSSWASGRQVLNSSSWASGRQVLNISSWASGRQVLNISSWASGRQVLNISSWASGRQVLNIISWASGRQVLNISSWASGRQVLNITSWASGRQVLNSSSWASGRQVLDGVVGGYLYQCIATNVIVQQKILMRIYLVIFL is encoded by the exons ATGAACCGAAACATTCTGTTTCTTTTTGCTTCAGTTGTCACATACCTTTTGGCACCTGTGTGTTCACTAATCAAGGTTATGCAGCTTAGATGTGTTCCACACCGCTGGGCTTCTGGTAGACAGGTGTTGAACAGCTCATCATGGGCTTCTGGTAGACAGGTGTTGAACAGCTCATCATGTGCTTCTGGTAGACAGGTGTTGAACAGCTCATCATGGGCTTCTGGTAGACAG GTGTTGAACAGCTCATCATGGGCTTCTGGTAGACAGGTGTTGAACATCTCATCATGGGCTTCTGGTAGACAGGTGTTGAACAGCTCATCATGGGCTTCTGGTAGACAGGTGTTGAACATCTCATCATGGGCTTCTGGTAGACAGGTGTTGAACAGCTCATCATGTGCTTCTGGTAGACAGGTGTTGAACAGCTCATCATGGGCTTCTGGTAGACAGGTGTTGAACATCTCATCATGGGCTTCTGGTAGACAG GTGTTGAACATCTCATCATGGGCTTCTGGTAGACAGCTGTTGAACAGCTCATCATGGGCTTCTGGTAGACAGGTGTTGAACAGCTCATCATGGGCTTCTGGTAGACAGGTGTTGAACATCTCATCATGGGCTTCTGGTAGACAGGTGTTGAACATCTCATCATGGGCTTCTGGTAGACAG GTGTTGAACATCTCATCATGGGCTTCTGGTAGACAGGTGTTGAACATCATATCATGGGCTTCTGGTAGACAGGTGTTGAACATCTCATCATGGGCTTCTGGTAGACAGGTGTTGAACATCACATCATGGGCTTCTGGTAGACAGGTGTTGAACAGCTCATCATGGGCTTCTGGTAGACAGGTGTTGGATGGAGTGGTGGGTGGCTACTTGTATCAATGCATAGCCACCAATGTGATAGTTCAACAAAAGATTTTAATGCGTATTTATTTAGTGATTTTCTTATAA
- the LOC127912534 gene encoding uncharacterized protein LOC127912534 isoform X17, whose protein sequence is MNRNILFLFASVVTYLLAPVCSLIKVMQLRCVPHRWASGRQVLNSSSWASGRQVLNSSSCASGRQVLNSSSWASGRQVLNSSSWASGRQVLNISSWASGRQVLNSSSWASGRQVLNISSWASGRQVLNSSSCASGRQVLNSSSWASGRQVLNISSWASGRQVLNISSWASGRQLLNSSSWASGRQVLNSSSWASGRQVLNSSSWASGRQVLNSSSWASGRQVLNISSWASGRQVLNIISWASGRQVLNISSWASGRQVLNITSWASGRQVLNSSSWASGRQVLDGVVGGYLYQCIATNVIVQQKILMRIYLVIFL, encoded by the exons ATGAACCGAAACATTCTGTTTCTTTTTGCTTCAGTTGTCACATACCTTTTGGCACCTGTGTGTTCACTAATCAAGGTTATGCAGCTTAGATGTGTTCCACACCGCTGGGCTTCTGGTAGACAGGTGTTGAACAGCTCATCATGGGCTTCTGGTAGACAGGTGTTGAACAGCTCATCATGTGCTTCTGGTAGACAGGTGTTGAACAGCTCATCATGGGCTTCTGGTAGACAG GTGTTGAACAGCTCATCATGGGCTTCTGGTAGACAGGTGTTGAACATCTCATCATGGGCTTCTGGTAGACAGGTGTTGAACAGCTCATCATGGGCTTCTGGTAGACAGGTGTTGAACATCTCATCATGGGCTTCTGGTAGACAGGTGTTGAACAGCTCATCATGTGCTTCTGGTAGACAGGTGTTGAACAGCTCATCATGGGCTTCTGGTAGACAGGTGTTGAACATCTCATCATGGGCTTCTGGTAGACAG GTGTTGAACATCTCATCATGGGCTTCTGGTAGACAGCTGTTGAACAGCTCATCATGGGCTTCTGGTAGACAGGTGTTGAACAGCTCATCATGGGCTTCTGGTAGACAG GTGTTGAACAGCTCATCATGGGCTTCTGGTAGACAGGTGTTGAACAGCTCATCATGGGCTTCTGGTAGACAGGTGTTGAACATCTCATCATGGGCTTCTGGTAGACAGGTGTTGAACATCATATCATGGGCTTCTGGTAGACAGGTGTTGAACATCTCATCATGGGCTTCTGGTAGACAGGTGTTGAACATCACATCATGGGCTTCTGGTAGACAGGTGTTGAACAGCTCATCATGGGCTTCTGGTAGACAGGTGTTGGATGGAGTGGTGGGTGGCTACTTGTATCAATGCATAGCCACCAATGTGATAGTTCAACAAAAGATTTTAATGCGTATTTATTTAGTGATTTTCTTATAA